From a region of the Mycolicibacterium sp. MU0050 genome:
- a CDS encoding 3-ketosteroid-delta-1-dehydrogenase, with protein MTEPQHLTVDLLVVGSGTGMAAALAAHELGLSTLIVEKTSYVGGSTARSGGAFWMPANPILAESGSGDTLEAGRTYLDAVVGDDAPRERAHAFVDHGVATVQMLRRNTGMKFLWAKGYSDYHPESPGGSAVGRTCECRPFNTAVLGPELARLRPGVMESSFPMPVTGADYRWLNLMARTPAKSWPRILRRAFQGIGGLALRRRYAAGGQALAAGMYAGVLQAGIPVWTDAPVTELRVDGGRVTGAVVDRGGTTVTVEARRGVVLAAGGFDHLMSWRHKFQSERLGEHASLGAEGNTGDGIRLAQDTCGADIGLMDQAWWFPAFAALPGGEPTVMLAERSLPGCLLVDQTGRRFINEATDYMTFGQQVLERERSGNPVEEMWMVFDQKYRNSYLMAAELFPRMPIPHPWYDAGIAHRSADLPSLAGAIGVDPSALVSTLERFNALARAGVDPDFERGASAYDRYYGDPTVTPNPNLRALEAGPFYAVKVVLSDLGTCGGLRADAKARVLREDGSVIEGLYAIGNTAANAFGASYPGAGATIGQGLVFGYIAARHAAGQLS; from the coding sequence GTGACCGAACCACAGCACCTCACCGTCGACCTGCTCGTCGTCGGCTCCGGGACCGGAATGGCCGCGGCGTTGGCCGCGCACGAACTGGGGCTCTCGACGCTGATCGTGGAGAAGACGTCCTACGTGGGTGGATCGACGGCGCGATCCGGCGGTGCCTTCTGGATGCCGGCCAACCCGATCCTGGCCGAATCCGGCTCCGGGGACACCCTCGAGGCCGGCCGCACCTACCTCGACGCGGTGGTCGGCGACGATGCGCCGCGGGAACGTGCGCACGCCTTCGTCGATCACGGGGTTGCGACAGTGCAGATGCTGCGCCGCAACACCGGCATGAAATTCCTCTGGGCCAAGGGTTATTCGGACTACCACCCCGAGTCGCCCGGCGGCAGCGCCGTGGGACGCACCTGCGAGTGCCGGCCGTTCAACACCGCGGTGCTGGGCCCGGAGCTGGCTCGGTTACGGCCCGGGGTGATGGAGTCGTCGTTCCCGATGCCGGTCACCGGCGCCGACTACCGCTGGCTCAACCTGATGGCCAGGACGCCGGCCAAGTCGTGGCCGCGCATCCTGCGGCGCGCATTCCAGGGCATCGGCGGACTGGCGCTGCGCCGTCGCTATGCCGCGGGCGGGCAGGCCCTGGCCGCCGGCATGTACGCCGGTGTGCTGCAGGCCGGCATCCCGGTGTGGACGGACGCGCCGGTGACCGAACTGCGCGTCGACGGCGGCCGGGTGACCGGTGCCGTGGTGGACCGGGGCGGCACGACGGTCACCGTCGAGGCCCGTCGCGGTGTGGTGCTGGCCGCGGGTGGCTTCGATCATCTGATGAGTTGGCGACACAAGTTCCAGTCCGAACGGCTCGGCGAGCACGCGAGTTTGGGCGCCGAAGGCAACACCGGCGACGGCATCCGGCTGGCGCAGGACACCTGCGGCGCCGACATCGGTCTGATGGACCAGGCCTGGTGGTTCCCCGCGTTCGCCGCGCTTCCCGGCGGCGAACCGACGGTCATGCTGGCCGAACGGTCCCTGCCCGGTTGTCTGCTGGTGGACCAGACCGGTCGCCGGTTCATCAACGAAGCCACCGATTACATGACCTTCGGCCAACAGGTCCTCGAGCGCGAGCGGTCGGGCAATCCGGTCGAGGAGATGTGGATGGTCTTCGACCAGAAGTACCGCAACAGCTATCTCATGGCCGCGGAACTGTTCCCGCGGATGCCCATCCCACACCCGTGGTACGACGCCGGAATCGCGCATCGCAGCGCGGACCTGCCGTCGCTGGCAGGCGCCATCGGCGTGGACCCGTCCGCGTTGGTGTCCACCCTGGAGCGTTTCAACGCGCTGGCCCGGGCCGGTGTGGACCCCGACTTCGAGCGCGGCGCCAGCGCCTACGACCGCTACTACGGGGACCCGACGGTCACCCCGAACCCGAATCTGCGCGCGCTGGAGGCCGGACCCTTCTACGCCGTCAAGGTGGTGCTCAGCGACCTGGGCACCTGCGGGGGTCTGCGAGCGGACGCGAAAGCCCGGGTGCTCCGCGAGGACGGGTCGGTCATCGAGGGCCTGTACGCGATCGGCAACACCGCCGCGAACGCCTTCGGCGCGAGCTATCCCGGCGCGGGCGCGACCATCGGGCAGGGACTGGTGTTCGGCTACATCGCCGCCCGGCACGCCGCCGGGCAGCTGAGCTGA
- a CDS encoding PaaI family thioesterase encodes MTRDLTPDEKRHSEALYAPVAAALRELIDVTIRSDVDDADVRRAQALIEEAAGLLGSRLDPGPPSSRSGPDGRPLTWGNVAFGVRNAIAFPLQIERAENGRVTTDLNLGAPYEGPAGHLHGGISALILDHVLSATAHRPEAPAFTGTLTLRYVAPTPLGRVRAEAWTDREERGKTFAVGHLLDAAGPVTVRAEGVFIRPRPPQ; translated from the coding sequence GTGACCCGGGACCTCACCCCGGACGAGAAGCGGCACAGCGAGGCCCTCTACGCGCCCGTGGCGGCGGCCCTGCGCGAACTCATCGACGTCACGATCCGCAGCGACGTCGACGACGCGGACGTCCGGCGGGCCCAAGCCTTGATCGAGGAGGCCGCCGGGCTGCTGGGCTCGCGACTCGACCCCGGACCTCCCAGCTCGCGCAGCGGCCCCGACGGTCGCCCGCTGACCTGGGGCAACGTGGCGTTCGGCGTCCGCAATGCCATTGCCTTCCCCCTGCAGATCGAACGTGCCGAAAACGGCCGCGTCACCACCGATTTGAACCTCGGTGCGCCCTACGAGGGGCCGGCGGGCCACTTGCACGGCGGGATATCGGCGCTGATTCTCGACCATGTCCTCAGCGCCACCGCGCACCGCCCCGAAGCGCCGGCCTTCACCGGGACGCTGACGCTGCGTTACGTCGCGCCCACCCCGCTGGGGCGGGTGCGGGCCGAGGCTTGGACCGACCGTGAGGAACGGGGGAAGACCTTCGCGGTGGGCCACCTGCTCGACGCCGCGGGGCCGGTGACCGTGCGGGCCGAGGGGGTGTTCATCCGGCCCAGGCCCCCGCAGTGA
- a CDS encoding FAD-binding protein, with product MPEQPVGRETPSAPDFDTIVDVLVVGSGGGIAGAYTAGREGLSVLLVEATDRFGGTTAYSGGGGMWFPCNPVLQRAGSDDTLEAALTYFRAVVGDRTPAELQQAYVHGGAGLIEYLEQDPGFEFMVLPWPDYYGSAPGARNDGMRHTIPVPLPDADLGRYAGLVRGPLDTDRLGRPAPDVLVGGRALVGRFLAALDKLPNVSCWRNAPLADLIVEDGRVVGAVVHRDGTPVRVHARRGVLLAAGGFEQNPAMRAQYGVPGSAADTMGGPGSTGAAHRAAIAVGADTDLMDQAWWSPGMTHPDGRSAFALWFTGGIFVNQDGQRFVNESAPYDRIGREVLRQIDAGQTTLPFWMVYDDRAGAVPPVGATNVSMVDPEEYRKAGLWHSADSLDELAAAIGVPADRLAATIDRFNRYAALGVDEDFGRGDEPYDRSFTDGACPLIPIDTPPYHAAAFGLSDLGTKGGLRTDVHARVLFPGGAPVPGLYAAGNTMAAVSGTTYPGGGNPIGASMLFSHLAALDMVAAGTRS from the coding sequence TTGCCCGAGCAGCCCGTCGGTCGAGAAACCCCGTCCGCACCGGATTTCGACACCATCGTCGACGTGCTCGTCGTGGGTTCCGGCGGTGGCATCGCCGGCGCCTACACGGCCGGGCGGGAAGGTTTGTCGGTGCTGCTGGTGGAGGCCACCGATCGGTTCGGCGGCACCACCGCCTACTCCGGCGGCGGGGGCATGTGGTTCCCGTGCAACCCGGTGCTGCAACGCGCCGGCAGCGACGACACCCTCGAGGCCGCCCTGACCTACTTCCGGGCCGTCGTCGGCGACCGGACCCCGGCCGAACTTCAGCAGGCCTACGTTCACGGCGGTGCCGGGTTGATCGAGTACCTGGAGCAGGATCCCGGCTTCGAGTTCATGGTGCTGCCCTGGCCGGACTACTACGGCTCGGCGCCGGGCGCCCGCAACGACGGGATGCGGCACACGATTCCGGTGCCGCTGCCCGACGCCGACCTGGGCCGGTACGCCGGGCTGGTGCGGGGCCCGCTCGACACCGATCGGCTGGGCCGTCCGGCACCCGACGTGCTGGTCGGGGGTCGCGCCCTGGTGGGCCGGTTCCTGGCGGCGCTCGACAAGCTGCCGAACGTGTCCTGCTGGCGCAACGCGCCGCTGGCCGACCTGATCGTCGAGGACGGCCGGGTGGTGGGCGCGGTGGTGCACCGGGACGGCACGCCGGTGCGGGTGCACGCCCGCCGCGGCGTGCTGCTCGCCGCGGGCGGGTTCGAGCAGAACCCGGCGATGCGCGCGCAGTACGGGGTGCCCGGCAGCGCCGCCGATACCATGGGCGGGCCCGGCAGTACCGGCGCGGCGCACCGGGCGGCGATCGCGGTCGGCGCCGACACCGATCTGATGGATCAGGCCTGGTGGTCCCCCGGCATGACGCACCCGGACGGGCGCTCGGCGTTCGCGTTGTGGTTCACCGGCGGCATCTTCGTCAACCAGGACGGGCAGCGCTTCGTCAACGAGTCGGCGCCCTACGACCGGATCGGCCGGGAGGTGCTCCGGCAGATCGACGCCGGGCAGACCACGCTGCCGTTCTGGATGGTCTACGACGACCGGGCCGGCGCCGTCCCGCCGGTGGGCGCCACCAACGTGTCCATGGTCGACCCCGAGGAGTACCGCAAGGCCGGGCTGTGGCACAGCGCGGACAGCCTCGACGAACTGGCCGCGGCGATCGGGGTGCCGGCGGACCGGCTGGCCGCCACGATCGACCGCTTCAACCGATACGCGGCCCTGGGCGTGGACGAGGACTTCGGCCGCGGCGACGAGCCCTACGATCGCTCGTTCACCGACGGCGCGTGTCCCCTGATACCCATCGACACCCCGCCCTATCACGCTGCCGCGTTCGGCCTTTCGGACCTGGGCACCAAGGGCGGCCTGCGCACCGACGTGCACGCGCGGGTGTTGTTCCCCGGCGGTGCGCCGGTGCCCGGGCTCTACGCCGCCGGCAACACCATGGCGGCCGTCAGCGGCACCACCTATCCCGGCGGGGGCAACCCCATCGGGGCCTCGATGTTGTTCAGCCACCTCGCCGCCCTGGACATGGTGGCCGCGGGGACCCGCTCGTGA
- a CDS encoding MlaD family protein codes for MLTRFVRTQLAIFAIASMLGLGTMFFVYLQAPVLLGIGRISVTLQLPGTGGLYQFSNVTYRGIEVGKVVEIRPTRDGAEATLSLKTSPKIPADLDAKVLSVSAVGEQYVDLLPRTDSGPYLHDGSVIVAGPSALPQPVGPMLDRMNDLVGSIPTGKLTGLLDESFKALNGTGHDLGVLLDSSARLAGDLNDTAAHTRTLIDDSRPLLDGQVESVDAIRTWARSLAGITGQLDARDAEVRTILRTGSGAADEATRLLSQVKPTLPVLLANLTTVGQIGVTYHPSIEQLLVLLPPYLAATQSYGSSLNNPTGLALAEFTVTLGDPPACTVGFLPPSSWRSPTDLTDVDTPDGLYCKLPQDSPIGVRGARNYPCMSKPGKRAPTVEICESDEPFRPLAMRQHVLGPYPLDPGLIAQGVAPDARVTPDAQIFGPAEGTPLPGPAPVPAEGALPATPSGHVPGPEGPSVAVTTYNPGTGQYATPDGAVFSQTNLTSPEPQSWEDLMPR; via the coding sequence ATGTTGACGCGATTTGTCCGGACCCAGCTGGCCATCTTTGCGATCGCCTCGATGCTCGGCCTCGGCACCATGTTCTTCGTCTACCTGCAGGCTCCGGTGCTGCTCGGCATCGGACGGATCTCGGTGACACTCCAGCTGCCCGGGACGGGTGGCCTGTACCAGTTCTCCAACGTCACCTACCGCGGGATCGAGGTGGGCAAGGTGGTCGAGATCCGCCCGACCCGCGACGGCGCCGAGGCAACCTTGTCGCTGAAGACCTCGCCGAAGATCCCCGCCGATCTGGATGCGAAGGTGCTCAGCGTGTCGGCGGTGGGCGAACAGTACGTCGATCTGTTGCCGCGGACCGACAGCGGTCCCTACCTGCACGACGGATCGGTGATCGTCGCCGGCCCCTCCGCGCTGCCGCAACCGGTCGGGCCGATGCTCGACCGGATGAACGACCTGGTGGGCAGCATCCCCACCGGGAAACTCACCGGGCTGCTCGACGAATCCTTCAAGGCGCTCAACGGAACGGGACACGACCTCGGGGTGTTGCTCGATTCCTCGGCCCGGCTGGCCGGCGACCTGAACGACACGGCCGCGCACACCCGGACGCTGATCGACGACAGCCGCCCGCTGCTCGACGGTCAGGTCGAAAGCGTGGACGCGATCCGGACCTGGGCGCGCAGCCTGGCCGGCATCACCGGACAGCTCGACGCCCGCGACGCAGAGGTGCGCACAATCCTGCGCACCGGTTCCGGCGCCGCCGACGAAGCGACGCGGCTGCTCAGCCAGGTGAAGCCGACGCTGCCGGTGCTGCTGGCCAACCTGACCACCGTCGGGCAGATCGGCGTCACCTACCACCCGTCGATCGAGCAGCTACTGGTGTTGCTGCCGCCCTACCTGGCGGCGACCCAGTCCTACGGATCGTCGCTGAACAACCCGACCGGCCTGGCATTGGCCGAATTCACCGTGACCCTCGGTGACCCGCCGGCGTGCACTGTCGGTTTCCTGCCGCCGTCGTCGTGGCGCTCGCCGACCGATCTGACCGATGTGGACACTCCCGACGGGCTCTACTGCAAGCTTCCGCAGGACTCGCCGATCGGGGTGCGCGGGGCGCGCAACTACCCCTGCATGTCCAAGCCGGGCAAACGCGCGCCGACGGTGGAGATCTGTGAGAGCGACGAACCCTTCCGGCCGTTGGCGATGCGCCAACATGTCCTGGGGCCGTACCCGCTCGATCCCGGTCTCATCGCCCAGGGGGTGGCGCCGGATGCTCGGGTCACTCCCGACGCGCAGATCTTCGGCCCCGCCGAGGGCACTCCGCTGCCGGGGCCGGCACCCGTCCCGGCCGAGGGGGCGCTTCCCGCGACGCCGAGCGGCCACGTCCCCGGGCCCGAGGGGCCGTCGGTCGCGGTCACCACGTACAACCCGGGAACCGGTCAGTACGCCACCCCGGACGGCGCGGTGTTCAGTCAAACGAACCTGACGAGCCCGGAGCCACAGAGCTGGGAGGACCTGATGCCCCGGTGA
- a CDS encoding PadR family transcriptional regulator, translated as MTEAADNGPGGVNVSPTGWALLGMLSGGDELSGYDIKKWINWAIRYFYTSPAYSQIYSELKRLERLGLVSSRVEGGARSRRMYKITPEGLAAVTHWSNEEPVEPPTLKHNPIMRVMLGHLLKPGRLREVLAEHAAYAEQMHQSVATEVRWSADQPAWSYARLALQWSEQYWASERELALRMIKDLDAVERTFDESAEREVQFPVREYWYEVERRIAAEQSTDGKAGADDTDPHG; from the coding sequence GTGACGGAAGCTGCCGACAACGGACCTGGTGGGGTGAACGTATCGCCCACCGGGTGGGCGTTGCTGGGGATGCTCTCCGGCGGTGACGAGTTGTCCGGATACGACATCAAGAAGTGGATCAACTGGGCGATCCGGTACTTCTACACGAGTCCGGCCTACAGCCAGATTTATTCGGAGCTCAAGCGGCTGGAGCGACTGGGTTTGGTGAGTTCCCGCGTCGAGGGCGGAGCCCGCAGCCGGCGGATGTACAAGATCACCCCGGAGGGCTTGGCCGCGGTCACCCACTGGAGCAACGAGGAGCCCGTCGAACCTCCCACGCTGAAGCACAATCCGATCATGCGGGTCATGCTGGGCCACCTGCTGAAGCCGGGCCGGTTGCGGGAGGTCCTCGCCGAGCACGCCGCCTATGCCGAGCAGATGCATCAGTCCGTCGCCACGGAAGTGCGCTGGTCAGCCGATCAACCCGCCTGGTCGTACGCGCGGCTGGCGTTGCAGTGGTCCGAGCAGTACTGGGCGTCGGAACGCGAACTGGCGCTACGGATGATCAAGGATCTCGACGCCGTCGAGAGAACCTTCGACGAAAGCGCCGAGCGGGAGGTTCAGTTCCCGGTGCGGGAGTACTGGTACGAGGTCGAGCGCCGTATCGCCGCCGAACAATCCACCGACGGCAAAGCGGGCGCCGACGATACGGACCCGCACGGCTGA
- a CDS encoding MCE family protein, producing the protein MTRRWRVRSARVLATVCSGAVVLSGCAFDGLNSLPLPGTVGTGGDAISYRVQIANIGTLESNSPVMINDVVVGAVRKMTVDNWRADVELSVQPDAVVPANAVATVGQTSLLGSMHLALDPPVGEEPTGRLPAGSTIPVNRSSTYPSTEQTLSSLSVVVNGGGLTHIGGIIDNFNAALDGRQPQIRDLVTRMNKVVGLLDNQHDNIISSITELERLAGTFADEREVLVAALDRIPRALEVLNAQRPRLTTALRKLGEFSDTATQLLDESQADIVRNLENLEPTVRALADVGSDLATALAYLPTYPYTQEFIDRGIRGDYMNQFIVFDFTISRLKRGLLLGTRWGEPGASLVPAPGDPWYSTYTRDPLKAPLTPRPEEVATIPPEPAAPPAPEGGQG; encoded by the coding sequence ATGACCCGGCGTTGGCGGGTGCGGTCCGCGCGGGTGTTGGCCACCGTCTGCTCCGGCGCCGTGGTGCTGTCCGGCTGCGCGTTCGACGGGCTGAACTCGTTACCGCTGCCCGGCACCGTCGGCACCGGCGGCGACGCCATCAGCTATCGCGTCCAGATCGCCAATATCGGTACGCTGGAATCGAATTCACCGGTCATGATCAACGACGTCGTGGTGGGCGCCGTGCGCAAGATGACGGTGGACAACTGGCGTGCCGACGTGGAGTTGTCGGTGCAGCCCGACGCGGTGGTGCCGGCGAACGCCGTCGCCACGGTGGGGCAGACCAGCCTCCTCGGCTCGATGCACCTTGCCCTGGATCCGCCCGTCGGCGAAGAGCCGACCGGGCGGCTGCCCGCCGGGTCCACCATTCCGGTGAACCGGTCCTCCACGTACCCGTCCACCGAGCAGACGCTGTCGTCGTTGTCGGTGGTCGTCAACGGCGGTGGGCTCACCCACATCGGCGGCATCATCGACAACTTCAACGCCGCCCTGGACGGCCGCCAACCGCAGATTCGCGACCTGGTCACCAGAATGAACAAGGTGGTCGGGTTGCTGGACAACCAGCACGACAACATCATCTCTTCGATCACGGAGCTGGAACGGCTGGCGGGCACATTTGCCGACGAGCGCGAGGTGCTCGTCGCGGCGCTGGATCGCATCCCCAGGGCGTTGGAGGTGCTCAACGCGCAGCGCCCCCGCCTCACCACGGCGCTACGAAAACTGGGTGAATTCAGCGACACCGCAACGCAATTGCTCGACGAGTCGCAGGCCGACATCGTCAGGAACCTGGAGAACCTGGAACCGACGGTGCGCGCGCTCGCCGATGTCGGCTCCGATCTGGCGACCGCGCTGGCCTACCTGCCCACCTATCCCTATACGCAGGAGTTCATCGACCGCGGCATCCGCGGCGACTACATGAACCAGTTCATCGTCTTCGACTTCACCATCTCGCGCCTCAAACGTGGCCTGCTCCTCGGCACGCGGTGGGGTGAACCGGGCGCCTCGCTGGTGCCGGCGCCGGGGGACCCCTGGTACTCGACGTACACCCGGGACCCGCTCAAGGCACCGCTGACACCGCGGCCCGAGGAAGTGGCGACCATTCCGCCCGAACCGGCGGCGCCGCCGGCACCCGAGGGAGGCCAGGGCTGA